Proteins co-encoded in one Streptomyces sp. NBC_01283 genomic window:
- a CDS encoding tetratricopeptide repeat protein, which translates to MEIDRHAHILSGTSDEAARHYERALDALLFFRSEVADEAQAMVAASPDSAMAHVFGAYLGLLGTEEKEAADARRSFSAFRGAVDPAGLSPREKMHAAAAETWLEGDMLRAGEILGEISTEFPHDALALAVGHQIDFFTGDAQRLRDRIGGALSAWDGDDPHFGPLLGMYAFGLEEAGHYGHAEEIGLQAVERHPRDVWGIHAVVHTYEMRGLFGQGIRYMDARAEDWADGNYLSVHNAWHYALYALEADSIERVLGVYDSTLHNEASEAIAMELLDASALLWRLLLVDTDVESRWTALAQAWAGRDDGAYYAFNDVHAVMAYAGAGRLSDAERLVKDREQWLARTDTSVSNHAMTRKIGIPVCRALIAYRQRQYARVVELLVPIRYHLNSFGGSHAQRDAIQRTLVEAAIRSGRHDLARTLLSERINLRPICPYNWRARARLADRLGDTAQAATARARAQEQAAAGAAALS; encoded by the coding sequence ATGGAAATTGATCGGCATGCCCACATCCTGAGTGGCACCAGCGACGAAGCCGCGCGTCACTACGAACGAGCGCTGGACGCACTGTTGTTCTTCCGTAGCGAGGTTGCTGACGAGGCGCAGGCAATGGTGGCAGCCTCTCCGGATTCCGCGATGGCGCACGTCTTCGGCGCCTACCTCGGGCTTCTCGGCACCGAGGAGAAAGAAGCGGCCGATGCCCGTCGTTCCTTCAGCGCCTTTCGAGGTGCGGTCGATCCTGCCGGGCTCTCGCCTCGCGAGAAGATGCACGCGGCCGCTGCCGAGACGTGGCTGGAGGGAGACATGCTGCGGGCCGGGGAGATCCTCGGCGAGATCAGCACCGAGTTCCCCCACGACGCCCTAGCCCTGGCCGTCGGTCACCAGATCGACTTCTTCACCGGGGACGCGCAGCGGTTGCGTGACCGGATCGGTGGCGCACTCTCCGCATGGGACGGTGATGACCCGCACTTCGGTCCGCTGCTGGGGATGTACGCCTTCGGGCTCGAAGAGGCCGGGCACTACGGCCACGCGGAGGAGATCGGACTACAGGCGGTCGAACGTCACCCACGGGATGTGTGGGGCATCCACGCGGTCGTCCACACCTACGAGATGCGAGGGCTGTTCGGCCAGGGGATCCGCTACATGGACGCGCGGGCCGAGGACTGGGCCGACGGCAACTACCTCTCCGTGCACAACGCGTGGCACTACGCCCTGTACGCGCTCGAGGCGGACAGCATCGAACGGGTCCTCGGCGTCTACGACAGCACTCTCCACAACGAGGCGTCGGAGGCCATCGCCATGGAACTCCTGGACGCCTCCGCCCTGCTGTGGCGGCTGCTCCTGGTCGACACCGACGTCGAGTCCCGTTGGACTGCCCTCGCCCAGGCTTGGGCCGGGCGCGATGACGGCGCCTACTACGCCTTCAACGACGTCCACGCCGTGATGGCGTACGCGGGGGCGGGGCGGCTCTCGGATGCCGAGCGACTGGTGAAGGACCGCGAGCAGTGGCTCGCCCGGACCGACACCTCGGTGTCGAATCACGCGATGACACGCAAGATCGGCATCCCGGTGTGCCGTGCCCTCATCGCCTACCGGCAGCGGCAGTACGCCCGCGTGGTCGAGTTGCTCGTCCCCATCCGCTACCACCTCAATTCCTTCGGCGGCAGCCACGCGCAGCGCGATGCCATCCAGCGGACGCTCGTGGAGGCGGCCATCCGTTCCGGCCGTCACGACCTGGCGCGGACTCTGCTCAGCGAACGGATCAACTTGCGCCCCATCTGTCCCTACAACTGGCGGGCACGTGCCAGGCTGGCCGACCGGCTCGGAGACACGGCTCAGGCCGCGACCGCCCGCGCCCGTGCGCAGGAGCAGGCCGCTGCGGGTGCGGCTGCCTTGAGCTGA
- a CDS encoding MFS transporter gives MGRENAVCTDALTVPPEQTEPAPRRFLGAYRRLKDVPGFWRLASIGMASKLPSGMVGLSLLLLVARDHTYGTAGLAVSALAVGQGVTAPLRGRLVDRLAPCPVLLGFLTAYLMASALLVLVVSGGGSVGAIFALAAAMGASAPPVGVMMRSVWHRSMSSSSNAGLLATAMALDSSMMGAALISGPVLASWLSLSVSPVAPFAVVGLLTAASVGLLINSPGPPSRSAPPTQSARFGHWLGPLTSAPLRRLLASDALFVMAVTAVDVVLPIYAREYHAAGFTGLYLGILSIGSVLGSLALGAVPTLLSHDRKVSVLLCVFAAGAGALTFASGLSPLAVLLACPLAGLVIGCTFAALRTTGGDLAPEERITEAMSWLSSLDMVGGALGAALFAHIAADQGSRVALLLVPAAALLAAAIGWNTRGRQP, from the coding sequence GTGGGCCGGGAAAACGCGGTCTGCACCGACGCCCTCACCGTGCCGCCGGAGCAGACCGAGCCAGCGCCCCGGCGATTCCTCGGCGCCTACCGGCGCCTGAAGGACGTACCCGGCTTCTGGCGACTCGCCTCGATCGGCATGGCGTCGAAACTGCCGTCCGGCATGGTCGGCCTGAGTCTGCTGCTCCTGGTCGCCCGGGATCACACGTACGGAACCGCAGGTCTTGCGGTGAGCGCCCTGGCAGTGGGCCAAGGAGTCACCGCTCCCCTGCGTGGCCGTCTCGTCGACCGGCTCGCACCGTGCCCGGTCCTGTTGGGTTTTCTGACCGCATACCTGATGGCCTCTGCCCTGCTGGTCCTGGTGGTGAGCGGCGGCGGGTCCGTCGGCGCGATCTTCGCGCTCGCCGCAGCCATGGGGGCGAGCGCGCCTCCTGTCGGCGTCATGATGCGCTCGGTCTGGCACCGCTCCATGAGCAGTTCCTCGAACGCCGGGTTGCTGGCGACGGCGATGGCCCTCGACTCGTCGATGATGGGAGCCGCGCTGATCAGCGGTCCTGTGCTCGCCAGTTGGCTCAGTCTGTCGGTCTCACCGGTCGCCCCGTTCGCAGTCGTGGGGCTGCTGACCGCCGCTTCAGTCGGCCTCCTGATCAACTCGCCGGGTCCGCCTTCACGTTCCGCTCCGCCCACACAGTCCGCTCGGTTCGGGCATTGGCTCGGTCCCCTGACGTCCGCCCCCTTGCGGCGCCTGCTGGCTTCGGACGCGCTCTTCGTCATGGCGGTGACCGCGGTGGACGTGGTGCTGCCGATCTACGCACGGGAGTACCACGCGGCCGGGTTCACCGGCCTGTACCTGGGGATCCTGTCCATCGGCAGTGTGCTGGGCAGCCTCGCTCTGGGCGCCGTTCCGACTCTCCTGTCCCACGACCGCAAAGTCTCCGTACTCCTCTGTGTCTTCGCAGCCGGGGCCGGCGCGCTGACGTTCGCCTCAGGCTTGTCGCCTCTTGCGGTGCTCCTGGCCTGCCCGCTGGCCGGGCTGGTGATCGGATGCACGTTCGCAGCACTGCGTACGACCGGCGGCGACCTCGCCCCCGAAGAACGCATCACCGAGGCGATGTCCTGGTTGAGCAGCCTCGACATGGTCGGCGGCGCGCTGGGCGCGGCGTTGTTCGCACACATCGCGGCGGACCAGGGAAGCCGAGTCGCCCTGCTGCTGGTTCCAGCGGCCGCCTTGCTCGCCGCAGCGATCGGGTGGAACACGCGTGGTCGGCAACCGTGA